One region of Wyeomyia smithii strain HCP4-BCI-WySm-NY-G18 chromosome 3, ASM2978416v1, whole genome shotgun sequence genomic DNA includes:
- the LOC129729198 gene encoding zinc finger protein Xfin-like has product MEAADMNEEYDFATICRCCRRSGLMLQPMFHSAGDHGIALHEMFTHCTAIPVQYNDGLPQNVCGECVRDVNNAYNFRKRYEDSDRFLREYVSRRKFSNDLVKVEAIDIKSELAFFDMGNGPQILQPETDSLHGDDDGSGNNQYDEDGEFAEAAFVSAELGDISSDEEQDGYSDSKMHVKLDRSRPRVKQLIAEEIDPDKLLAAKKAKMCFICSRTFTRNDHLNRHLKTHLGGPSEQINCTICSRAFTRKDHLKRHMKIHSKDFSCEFCDRKFSTLDYSEYKTHMAEEHPGKELLHVRKPRKRKEGTNAIDTREYVMEKGKTEAICRICDTNFDRIAELRNHLKIHIDPITFASVDIQTKPYLFDEGRVVDNFLENIIHRVYNWDVTRFYQIMEPDGEELGLSDSDSEPEEGEPAVEGIVRRQHTCTVCQQSFGRIKMIMEHIVDQHQPGELVNCSHCQRGFPNNDLLARHLKYQCENQDKKIFCPFCNERFMWQTSMNKHAQQRHKPTKPLLQRSDDEGKEKTHVCQICNKSFLHRQHLDRHMGIHIPEEKKFKCTECHKAFNRKDNLRTHMKIHFRDPADTVPKLDFLCTLCGRAFSKSSNLTVHMRRHTGERPYKCDFCDKGFPRSLDLQYHRRTHTGEKPCICKICGVGFTRSHKLIVHMRTHTGDRPYKCTYCDRAFAQSNDLTLHIRRHTGEKPYACGVCDERFIQGTALRSHQHAAGHYEGADGSQPPFTGTTRRGTKSTKRSRLNRNGSPKQHITSKTMEVMDMSTEYDLSKICRSCRKDYPQLQSIFHSFGNGGEITLHEMLTSCTQIQIHYNDGMPHNLCAVCVAEVNAAYKFRKRYEQSDIMLREYISRRKLEASNETDDSSSLIKVELFDIKPEITFIDADPLIGEKGCVATIKKLVETKRSDIEDQKNIDDLIEEINDEDDYGDSDAIVAEIVDNEDDGDSDYEENSLDDLIEELGDPVSGKRQTRSTQGKGYSRIKGGKFSCDSCDRVFTDKRGITNHVKQHVPKELRQCSICNRGFSTSYHLGRHMKGHENDTQCEHCERKFASVAYHEYKEHLALEHPGKEVLPSNFCRKSEKPERDRGLKLSVELLEEKEKMEAICRICDTTFDRIVELRNHLKIHGDPKSFVDVNIQTKPYLFEEGYVLENYIDYLVQQVCKWDVLRFYQIVQPDGEELELSDSDSEPEEGTEAPVGIVRRTHTCALCNQSFTRIRAILEHVRDQHSSEELLACRHCARGFPNTALLVRHLKQQCENHSKKFFCTFCNEKFMWQTSLNKHAQRKHKPTKPLREVADDPNDLESSKDKQHVCQVCNKGFQRLEHLDRHIKIHIPSEKKFECTQCHKKFNRKDNLRSHMKIHKKDPQLDNKQNHLCVYCGRGFSNSSNLIVHMRRHTGERPYKCDICDKGFPRSSDLQCHRRTHTGEKPCLCTICGKGFSRSNKLVRHMRIHTGARPYMCTYCDRAFTQSNDLTLHIRRHTGEKPYVCGVCNERFIQGTALKAHQRVTGHFDDGSNQPERFASISVNNPNRLGVNGPNAVRQSSSSATDGAPPKPVKAVKSRKKATSHPRSAQTQAAETPSLPVPTTASTAGSAPTSPLGDGSRPHLQNLSASTAPPHGYVPVPYLMQSYDLGSTGLFSQTFNQP; this is encoded by the exons ATGGAAGCCGCCGATATGAATGAGGAGTACGATTTTGCCACTATCTGCCGTTGTTGTCGTAGGAGTGGCCTTATGCTACAACCAATGTTTCACTCTGCCGGAGACCACGGTATTGCTCTTCATGAAATGTTTACCCACTGTACTGCCATTCCG GTTCAGTACAACGACGGGTTGCCACAGAATGTATGCGGTGAATGCGTTCGTGATGTCAACAATGCATACAACTTCCGCAAACGTTATGAAGATAGCGACCGCTTCCTGCGGGAGTACGTTTCACGTCgtaaatttagcaatgatttggTCAAGGTGGAAGCGATCGACATAAAATCGGAGCTAGCGTTCTTCGATATGGGTAATGGGCCGCAAATTTTGCAACCGGAAACAGATAGTTTACATGGGGACGATGATGGTAGTGGAAATAATCAATACGATGAGGATGGTGAGTTTGCTGAGGCGGCTTTCGTATCCGCTGAATTGGGTGATATTTCTTCGGATGAGGAGCAGGATGGTTACTCCGATAGCAAAATGCACGTAAAATTAGATAGAAGTCGCCCGCGAGTAAAACAGCTGATTGCGGAGGAAATCGATCCGGATAAACTGCTGGCTGCCAAGAAAGCGAAGATGTGCTTTATTTGTAGCCGAACATTCACTCGAAATGATCACCTGAATCGacatttgaaaacgcatctggGAGGTCCATCGGAGCAGATTAATTGCACCATCTGCAGCCGAGCGTTTACCAGAAAGGACCACTTGAAGCGCCATATGAAAATTCACAGCAAAGATTTCAGCTGTGAGTTTTGTGACAGGAAATTTTCAACACTGGATTATAGTGAATATAAAACGCACATGGCTGAGGAACATCCCGGTAAAGAGTTGTTGCACGTTAG GAAACCAAGAAAACGGAAGGAGGGTACAAACGCTATCGATACGAGAGAGTACGTAATGGAAAAAGGTAAAACTGAGGCCATATGTCGCATTTGCGATACAAACTTTGATAGAATTGCTGAGTTGCGAAATCATCTTAAAATCCACATCGATCCGATAACGTTCGCGAGTGTCGACATCCAAACGAAACCGTATCTCTTCGACGAGGGTCGGGTCGTGGATAACTTTTTGGAAAACATCATACATCGCGTGTACAATTGGGATGTTACTCGGTTTTATCAGATTATGGAACCGGACGGAGAGGAGCTGGGTTTGAGTGATTCGGACTCGGAGCCGGAAGAAGGGGAACCTGCGGTAGAAGGTATCGTTCGAAGACAGCATACATGTACGGTGTGCCAACAATCATTTGGTCGAATAAAAATGATAATGGAGCACATTGTCGATCAGCACCAACCTGGAGAGCTGGTGAATTGCTCGCACTGTCAGCGTGGTTTTCCGAATAATGATCTTTTGGCGCGTCATCTGAAGTATCAATGTGAGAATCAGGACAAAAAGATCTTCTGCCCGTTCTGCAACGAACGATTTATGTGGCAAACAAGCATGAACAAACACGCTCAACAGCGGCACAAACCGACGAAGCCTCTATTGCAACGTTCCGACGACGAGGGGAAGGAAAAAACTCACGTTTGTCAGATTTGCAACAAGAGTTTCTTACATCGTCAGCATTTAGATCGCCATATGGGCATACACATTCCTGAGGAGAAGAAATTCAAGTGCACAGAATGTCACAAAGCGTTCAATCGGAAGGATAATCTTCGGACGCACATGAAGATCCACTTTCGCGATCCAGCGGATACCGTTCCGAAACTGGACTTTCTGTGCACGTTATGCGGACGGGCATTCTCTAAATCTTCGAATCTAACGGTGCACATGAGAAGACACACTGGGGAACGACCCTACAAGTGTGATTTTTGCGATAAG GGTTTCCCACGGTCGTTGGATTTGCAGTACCATCGCAGAACCCACACCGGTGAAAAACCCTGCATTTGCAAGATTTGTGGAGTTG GTTTCACACGATCTCACAAATTGATCGTGCATATGCGAACGCATACAGGAGACAG ACCCTACAAGTGCACCTATTGTGATCGCGCATTTGCACAGTCCAACGATCTTACGCTGCATATTCGTCGTCACACCGGGGAAAAGCCGTACGCGTGTGGCGTTTGTGACGAGCGCTTCATTCAGGGGACAGCTCTGCGTAGTCATCAGCACGCTGCCGGACATTACGAAGGAGCCGATGGCAGCCAACCACCGTTTACCGGGACAACGCGCCGAGGAACAAAGTCGACAAAAAGATC GAGATTGAACCGCAATGGCTCG CCCAAACAGCATATTACTAGCAAAACGATGGAGGTCATGGATATGAGCACCGAGTACGATCTGAGCAAAATTTGCCGATCCTGTCGGAAGGATTATCCCCAGTTACAGTCTATATTCCATTCGTTTGGCAATGGCGGGGAGATTACGCTGCACGAAATGCTTACAAGTTGTACGCAGATTCAG ATTCACTACAACGACGGTATGCCGCACAATCTGTGTGCCGTCTGCGTGGCGGAGGTCAACGCTGCGTATAAGTTTCGCAAACGCTACGAACAGAGTGATATAATGCTCCGCGAGTACATTTCCAGGCGGAAGCTGGAAGCCAGTAACGAGACGGACGACAGCAGCAGCTTGATTAAGGTGGAATTATTTGATATCAAACCGGAAATTACCTTCATAGATGCGGATCCGTTGATCGGCGAAAAAGGCTGTGTCGCTACGATAAAAAAGCTTGTAGAGACTAAAAGATCGGACATAGAAGATCAGAAAAACATTGACGATTTGATAGAGGAGATAAACGATGAGGATGATTACGGTGATTCGGACGCTATAGTGGCGGAAATCGTAGACAATGAAGACGATGGGGACAGCGACTACGAGGAGAACAGTTTGGATGATTTGATCGAGGAACTTGGCGATCCGGTTTCGGGAAAAAGGCAAACCCGGTCCACTCAGGGCAAGGGCTACTCGAGGATTAAGGGAGGAAAATTTTCGTGCGATTCCTGTGATCGTGTCTTTACCGATAAACGTGGTATCACGAATCACGTGAAACAGCATGTACCGAAAGAGTTGAGACAATGTTCGATTTGTAACCGGGGATTTTCCACCAGCTATCATCTGGGACGGCATATGAAGGGTCATGAGAATGATACGCAGTGTGAACATTGCGAGAGAAAATTTGCTTCGGTTGCGTATCATGAATATAAGGAACATTTGGCGTTGGAACACCCGGGCAAAGAAGTTCTGCCGTCGAA tttttgtagaaaaagcgAAAAACCAGAGCGTGATCGCGGTTTAAAGCTATCCGTAGAATTGTTGGAGGAGAAGGAAAAAATGGAAGCAATTTGTCGAATCTGCGATACCACCTTTGATCGGATAGTGGAGttacgaaatcatttgaagatTCACGGTGATCCGAAATCGTTCGTCGATGTGAACATTCAAACCAAACCCTATTTGTTTGAGGAAGGTTATGTTCTGGAAAACTACATCGACTATTTAGTGCAGCAGGTCTGCAAGTGGGACGTTCTTCGCTTCTATCAGATCGTTCAGCCAGATGGTGAGGAACTAGAGCTAAGTGATTCCGATTCCGAACCAGAGGAGGGCACAGAAGCACCAGTTGGAATCGTTCGAAGAACGCATACGTGTGCTTTATGCAATCAAAGCTTCACTAGAATACGTGCTATACTGGAGCATGTCAGGGATCAGCATTCGTCCGAGGAATTGCTGGCCTGCCGACACTGCGCTCGTGGTTTTCCGAACACTGCACTGCTGGTGCGCCATTTAAAACAGCAGTGTGAAAATCACAGCAAAAAGTTTTTCTGTACTTTCTGCAACGAAAAATTCATGTGGCAAACCAGTCTGAACAAACACGCCCAGCGGAAACATAAGCCCACGAAGCCGTTACGTGAAGTTGCTGATGATCCGAACGACCTGGAGAGCAGTAAAGACAAGCAGCACGTTTGTCAGGTGTGCAACAAGGGCTTCCAGCGGCTGGAACACCTGGATCGTCACATAAAGATCCACATTCCGTCGGAGAAAAAGTTCGAATGTACCCAGTGCCATAAGAAGTTCAACCGAAAGGACAATCTGCGATCCCATatgaaaattcacaaaaaagatCCGCAGCTGGACAACAAGCAGAACCATCTGTGCGTGTACTGCGGCCGGGGTTTCTCCAATTCGTCGAATCTGATTGTGCACATGCGGAGGCACACCGGCGAGCGGCCGTACAAGTGCGATATTTGTGATAAG GGCTTCCCGCGATCATCTGATCTTCAGTGTCATCGCAGGACACACACTGGGGAAAAACCTTGTCTTTGTACTATCTGCGGAAAAG GCTTCTCTCGTTCCAATAAACTTGTGCGCCACATGAGAATTCACACCGGAGCAAGACCCTATATGTGTACGTACTGTGACCGAGCATTTACTCAATCGAATGATCTTACGCTACACATCCGCCGGCACACGGGGGAAAAGCCGTACGTTTGCGGCGTCTGTAACGAACGTTTCATTCAGGGTACCGCCCTGAAGGCCCACCAACGGGTAACTGGTCACTTCGACGACGGCAGTAACCAACCGGAGCGATTCGCCAGTATCAGCGTGAATAACCCCAATCGGCTCGGAGTCAACGGGCCGAATGCGGTACGACAGAGTTCTTCTTCGGCGACAGACGGTGCACCACCGAAACCAGTTAAAGCGGTTAAGTCGAGAAAAAAAGCCACCAGCCATCCTCGCTCTGCCCAAACCCAAGCCGCTGAGACTCCATCCTTACCCGTACCGACCACAGCATCGACTGCTGGTTCCGCTCCTACTTCACCACTAGGTGATGGTAGCAGACCACATCTACAGAATCTCTCCGCTAGTACCGCACCACCCCATGGATATGTGCCGGTACCCTACCTTATGCAGAGCTATGACCTCGGATCGACCGGGTTGTTTTCGCAAACTTTCAATCAGCCGTAG
- the LOC129733361 gene encoding 60S acidic ribosomal protein P0 produces the protein MGREDKASWKASYFVKIVQLLDEYPKCFIVGADNVGSRQMQTIRMSLRGAAIVLMGKNTMMRKAIRGHLEENQNLEKLLPHIRGNVGFVFTKGDLVEVRDKLMESKVRAPARAGAIAPLEVVIPAQNTGLGPEKTSFFQALSIPTKISKGTIEIINDVPILKPGDKVGASEATLLNMLNISPFSYGLQIQQVYDSGSIFSPDILDIKPEDLRAKFQAGVANLAAVSLEIGYPTLASVPHSIANGFRNLLAIAAVTEVEFKEAETVKEFIKDPSKFATAAAPVAAAAAAAPAAAAKEEKKEESESEDDDMGFGLFD, from the exons ATGGGTAGGGAGGACAAAGCTAGCTGGAAAGCGAGTTACTTCGTAAAAATCGTG CAACTGCTCGATGAGTACCCAAAATGTTTCATTGTTGGCGCCGACAACGTTGGCTCACGCCAGATGCAGACCATCCGTATGTCGCTCCGTGGTGCGGCCATAGTTCTTATGGGTAAAAACACCATGATGCGTAAAGCAATCCGCGGTCATCTGGAGGAAAACCAGAACCTTGAAAAGCTGTTGCCACACATCCGTGGCAATGTTGGCTTCGTGTTCACCAAGGGTGATCTGGTTGAGGTCCGCGATAAATTGATGGAAAGCAAGGTCCGTGCTCCAGCTCGTGCTGGTGCCATCGCCCCTCTGGAAGTCGTTATCCCAGCCCAGAACACCGGGCTCGGTCCAGAAAAAACTTCCTTCTTCCAGGCTCTGTCGATTCCGACCAAGATTTCTAAGGGTACgattgaaatcatcaacgatGTGCCCATTCTGAAGCCAGGCGATAAGGTCGGAGCTTCCGAAGCCACGTTGCTGAACATGTTAAACATTTCGCCGTTCTCGTACGGGCTGCAAATTCAACAAGTTTATGATTCGGGATCTATTTTCTCTCCGGATATTTTGGACATCAAGCCGGAAGATCTGCGCGCCAAATTCCAGGCAGGAGTGGCAAATCTGGCAGCGGTTTCGCTCGAGATCGGATACCCGACGTTGGCTTCCGTACCACACAGCATTGCCAACGGATTCCGCAATCTGCTGGCTATTGCAGCCGTCACCGAGGTTGAATTCAAGGAAGCCGAAACAGTCAAGGAGTTCATCAAGGATCCGAGCAAATTTGCTACTGCGGCTGCCCCGGTCGCTGCCGCCGCCGCTGCTGCACCAGCTGCTGCCGCCAAGGAGGAAAAGAAGGAAGAATCCGAGTCCGAGGATGACGATATGGGCTTCGGTCTGTTCGATTAG